In bacterium, a genomic segment contains:
- a CDS encoding tetratricopeptide repeat protein, whose product MAEVTLEQVPQKIKDLFNRGFVAMERGNLDYAIDMFTSCLALEPRLHKARKFLRAAEIKRFKSQGGGQLTHLISSVTGFSNLIKAQALLKSKPMEALQAAEKLLLKDPLNLSYIKLLDKAAMAAGEPEIAIQTLASTKEHYPHDAELLERLGRLYMETDQPRLARECFETLCELKPQDSAALKLLKDAMAIDSMSKDGWEKVGTKGTKFTDLIRDRKESDSLARESKAVVDKNDTVIMIEENKARIKREPGNMNYRRALANLYRDSKMFTEAVTTLQEAQNVSGGRDPQIDQTISAIQIQMMDEEIAKLTAAGMTAAAEEKQKDRELFMANDLQDRVSRYPNDLQLKYEFGVMLFDQNRINEAIQQFQASQRNAQRRIQSLFYIGRCFRAKQQYDMAIDQLQQAVAELPVMDDTKKAVVYELGSIYEITDRAAEAMECFKQIYQIEIGYLDVAAKVEQGYKSN is encoded by the coding sequence ATGGCTGAAGTGACTCTTGAACAGGTTCCACAAAAAATTAAGGATTTGTTCAATCGTGGATTTGTGGCCATGGAGCGCGGGAATTTGGATTATGCCATCGATATGTTCACATCCTGCCTGGCCTTGGAACCCCGTCTCCATAAGGCTCGGAAATTTCTTCGGGCAGCTGAGATCAAAAGATTTAAAAGCCAGGGGGGCGGACAACTCACCCACCTCATTTCTTCAGTCACGGGATTTTCCAACCTGATCAAGGCTCAAGCACTCCTTAAATCCAAACCCATGGAGGCGTTACAGGCCGCCGAAAAACTGCTTTTAAAAGACCCCCTGAATTTGAGTTACATCAAGCTCCTCGACAAGGCTGCCATGGCCGCCGGTGAGCCTGAAATTGCCATCCAAACCCTGGCCAGCACCAAGGAGCATTACCCGCATGATGCCGAGCTTTTGGAGCGCTTGGGGCGACTTTACATGGAAACCGACCAACCCCGCCTGGCCCGCGAATGCTTTGAGACGCTCTGCGAACTTAAACCGCAGGATAGTGCCGCTCTGAAACTTCTGAAAGACGCCATGGCCATCGACAGCATGTCCAAGGACGGCTGGGAAAAGGTCGGAACCAAAGGCACGAAATTCACCGATCTTATCCGTGATCGAAAAGAGTCGGATTCGCTGGCCCGCGAATCCAAGGCCGTGGTGGACAAGAACGACACCGTCATCATGATCGAAGAAAACAAGGCGCGAATTAAGCGTGAACCCGGGAATATGAATTATCGGCGCGCTCTGGCAAATCTTTACCGGGACAGCAAAATGTTTACTGAAGCCGTCACCACACTTCAGGAGGCACAAAACGTTTCAGGCGGTCGCGATCCGCAGATCGATCAGACTATCAGCGCCATTCAAATTCAGATGATGGACGAGGAAATCGCCAAGCTCACCGCCGCCGGCATGACTGCTGCCGCAGAAGAAAAACAGAAGGATCGTGAATTATTCATGGCCAACGACTTGCAAGATCGTGTGTCGCGTTACCCGAATGACCTGCAATTGAAGTATGAATTCGGGGTCATGCTGTTCGATCAAAACCGGATCAATGAAGCCATTCAGCAATTCCAAGCCTCCCAACGCAACGCCCAACGCCGCATCCAATCTCTATTTTATATCGGCCGCTGCTTCAGAGCCAAACAACAATACGATATGGCCATCGACCAACTTCAGCAGGCGGTCGCCGAATTGCCTGTCATGGACGACACCAAGAAAGCCGTGGTTTATGAGCTTGGCTCCATCTATGAAATCACTGATCGCGCCGCCGAAGCGATGGAGTGTTTCAAGCAGATTTACCAGATCGAAATCGGCTATCTCGACGTGGCGGCCAAAGTGGAGCAGGGATACAAGTCCAACTAA
- a CDS encoding glycoside hydrolase family 2 TIM barrel-domain containing protein gives MRRIRHEWEDPAISGRNREATHAPMGVHDECALSLDGPWRFHLAPAPLEVPQDFWKETFDDSGWGQLTVPGNWQLEPDCKDRPIYTNIAYPFKANPPFPPDHNPTGCYRRTFEIPASWLERDMRLIFESVDSAFHVWINGHEVGYAEDSRLPSEFHITPFLRPGRNLIAVRVLRYCSGTYLEDQDYWQMSGIQRSVWLAARPPVHIRDFRIRTTFDANYSDAVIDATVYLETRSLPAQPASTSKISEYKGLQAVVRLLDAAGKVIAESPAGTFPGQTSMYGEPCEKGAARFNLAIPAPHKWSPENPYLYTLLMLLTDTEGKTIDIQSYRVGFRQIEIKNRQVLLNGRRLVVRGVDRHEFHPEHGRAVTDEDMRRDILLMKQLNFNAVRTSHYPNANRWYDLCDELGLCVVDEANLETHGVGGLLSLDPVWAGAYLERATRMVLRDRNHPCICFWSLGNESMQGANHAAMANWIRSFDPTRPVQYEGCNPGPLTSDIMVPMYPGLDWVQKVMENPDEKRPMIMCEYAYAKGNASGNFKKFWDFVDRYPAFQGGFIWDWADKAILFTHPDGRKIYGYGNDLGEAFDYAAVGEDPTQVLNGIVGADLRPHPGAFEVKKIQAPVALRLCSSSPVRLVVTNKHHDSDLSHLRLEWELVADGRILHTGTCELPAVTPGAMAEFELALPVLPNDLGCREVFLNTRCVLKRDLPWAPQGHIVAWDQFKLPFGSTVKCVIPHAPFTAPKLDRDAQIVRVSAPGWAFTWNATTGLLSSWSVGGREQLEQAAVEMFYRPPLDNDWLLGHAISYYKEWVAAGLIPPRRTLKNLSTAVADNGTVVVEVQSELHGTTPRQTITCTLRWTVNPDGRLEFLQTACIADALPMIPRIGILFPLAAGWKTAEWHGRGPWENYPDRQESAMVGIWRSSIPDMLEPYPLPGECGARGDVRRLNLEGTSTARLVVEGDPLFRFSALPVSLEDLMKIRHDWELVPKEQTFLILDGWHMGVGGDTGWTRNVHPEYLIGPGTYRWGASLRIN, from the coding sequence GTGAGACGCATCCGCCATGAATGGGAAGATCCGGCTATTTCTGGCCGTAACCGTGAGGCGACCCATGCCCCGATGGGGGTTCACGATGAGTGCGCGTTGTCGCTGGACGGCCCATGGCGCTTCCACCTGGCTCCTGCTCCACTAGAGGTTCCTCAGGATTTCTGGAAAGAGACGTTTGATGACAGCGGCTGGGGACAATTAACCGTACCTGGCAACTGGCAATTGGAGCCAGACTGCAAAGATCGCCCGATCTACACCAACATTGCCTACCCGTTCAAAGCGAACCCGCCTTTCCCGCCGGATCATAATCCGACCGGATGCTACCGGCGAACCTTTGAGATCCCCGCCTCCTGGCTGGAGCGCGATATGCGCCTGATCTTCGAGTCGGTGGATTCCGCTTTCCATGTTTGGATCAACGGTCATGAAGTCGGCTATGCGGAAGACAGCCGCCTGCCCTCGGAGTTCCACATCACGCCTTTCCTGCGGCCCGGCCGGAACCTCATTGCGGTACGAGTGCTGCGTTATTGCTCTGGAACATACCTGGAGGATCAGGATTACTGGCAGATGAGCGGAATCCAGCGCAGCGTCTGGCTCGCGGCCCGTCCCCCTGTGCATATCCGCGATTTCCGTATCCGCACGACTTTTGACGCAAATTACTCCGACGCGGTCATCGATGCTACGGTCTACCTGGAAACGCGATCGTTGCCCGCACAACCCGCCTCCACATCAAAAATCAGCGAATATAAAGGTCTACAGGCCGTAGTTCGATTACTGGATGCTGCCGGAAAAGTGATTGCCGAGTCTCCGGCAGGCACCTTCCCCGGCCAGACCAGCATGTATGGGGAGCCTTGCGAAAAGGGCGCTGCCCGCTTCAACCTGGCTATCCCCGCTCCGCACAAATGGTCACCTGAAAACCCCTACCTCTATACGCTGCTCATGCTGCTCACCGACACAGAGGGGAAAACGATCGATATCCAGAGTTACCGCGTCGGGTTCCGCCAGATTGAAATCAAAAACCGCCAGGTCCTCCTGAATGGGCGTCGGCTGGTGGTGCGAGGCGTTGACCGGCATGAATTTCATCCGGAGCACGGACGTGCCGTGACGGACGAGGATATGCGCCGTGACATCCTTCTCATGAAGCAGCTCAATTTCAACGCCGTCCGCACGTCGCATTATCCCAACGCCAACCGCTGGTATGACTTGTGTGATGAACTTGGCCTCTGCGTAGTTGACGAGGCGAACCTCGAGACCCATGGAGTCGGCGGGCTGCTCTCACTCGATCCCGTTTGGGCCGGGGCTTACCTCGAGCGAGCCACCCGCATGGTGCTAAGGGACCGCAACCATCCCTGCATCTGCTTCTGGTCACTGGGCAATGAATCCATGCAGGGAGCAAACCATGCGGCTATGGCCAACTGGATCCGTTCTTTTGATCCGACCCGTCCGGTACAATATGAAGGCTGTAACCCCGGTCCGTTGACCAGCGACATTATGGTGCCGATGTATCCGGGACTCGATTGGGTTCAGAAGGTCATGGAAAACCCGGACGAAAAAAGACCCATGATCATGTGCGAGTATGCCTACGCGAAGGGTAATGCATCCGGCAATTTTAAAAAATTCTGGGACTTCGTGGATCGATACCCTGCATTCCAGGGCGGGTTCATCTGGGATTGGGCCGACAAGGCGATCCTGTTCACCCACCCTGATGGACGCAAGATCTACGGCTACGGCAATGATCTCGGCGAAGCGTTCGATTATGCTGCGGTCGGAGAAGATCCTACTCAGGTGCTGAACGGCATTGTCGGGGCTGACTTGCGCCCCCATCCCGGCGCCTTTGAGGTGAAAAAGATCCAGGCTCCTGTCGCCCTGCGCCTGTGTTCGAGCTCGCCCGTGCGGCTGGTGGTCACGAATAAACACCATGACTCGGATCTGTCACACCTTCGTCTGGAATGGGAACTCGTAGCAGATGGCCGCATTCTTCATACGGGCACGTGTGAGCTGCCTGCCGTTACGCCAGGCGCAATGGCTGAATTTGAACTGGCCCTGCCGGTGCTTCCGAACGATCTTGGATGCAGGGAGGTCTTTTTGAATACGCGATGCGTGCTCAAGCGTGACCTGCCCTGGGCTCCGCAGGGGCACATCGTCGCCTGGGATCAATTTAAGTTACCATTCGGTTCGACAGTAAAATGCGTGATTCCTCATGCCCCTTTCACTGCACCGAAACTCGATCGAGATGCCCAAATCGTTCGCGTCTCCGCTCCCGGCTGGGCCTTCACATGGAACGCGACCACTGGCCTGCTAAGCTCCTGGTCCGTCGGTGGACGGGAACAGTTAGAACAAGCCGCAGTCGAAATGTTCTATCGCCCACCGCTGGATAATGACTGGCTGCTGGGACATGCTATTAGTTATTACAAGGAGTGGGTAGCGGCTGGACTCATCCCGCCCAGACGCACTCTGAAGAATCTATCGACGGCAGTTGCCGACAACGGAACCGTGGTTGTGGAGGTCCAGAGCGAGCTTCACGGAACGACTCCCCGCCAGACGATCACCTGTACCCTTCGCTGGACGGTGAATCCGGATGGTCGTCTCGAGTTCCTTCAAACGGCCTGTATTGCGGATGCCCTACCCATGATTCCCCGCATTGGAATCCTCTTTCCGCTGGCGGCAGGCTGGAAAACGGCGGAGTGGCATGGCCGCGGGCCGTGGGAAAATTATCCCGATCGACAGGAAAGCGCGATGGTTGGCATCTGGCGTTCTTCCATTCCGGATATGCTTGAGCCCTACCCGCTCCCCGGCGAATGTGGTGCACGCGGGGATGTGCGAAGGCTCAATCTTGAGGGAACCAGCACGGCACGGTTGGTAGTTGAAGGGGATCCGTTATTCCGATTCAGCGCGCTGCCAGTTTCGCTGGAGGATCTCATGAAGATCCGGCACGACTGGGAATTGGTTCCCAAAGAACAGACCTTTCTCATCCTCGATGGCTGGCACATGGGCGTCGGCGGCGATACTGGTTGGACCCGGAACGTCCATCCTGAATACCTGATCGGCCCGGGAACCTACCGCTGGGGCGCCTCCCTCAGGATTAACTGA
- a CDS encoding N-acetylmuramoyl-L-alanine amidase produces the protein MSIAGRIWVGLIPFVWLLMVFPMPASAVVFRGLGLNEVMASYGFGAPAEYGKSAVYRSRTATVIFEAGSRRVVVNGLSLYLNRSVLKAAGNWVIAPVDAVDTVGAILLPSRALRKASSALVVLDPGHGGADPGTGQGSLQEKGFTLDIAKRVRARLRENHVDVMMTRDRDTTMTLEERCWRADRYGADVFVSVHFNASRNQAISGVETYIVPASGYPTTVELEQNVPAVKRRDCPGNRFDGANVVLAQYLHKGLMAHTGALDRGIRRARFYVIRNANCPATLVECGFLSNRKESSKILDDDYRDRIAEGVSRGILTYLSRVRQQHLPPVKNM, from the coding sequence ATGTCGATAGCGGGAAGAATATGGGTGGGATTGATTCCCTTCGTATGGCTTCTGATGGTTTTTCCGATGCCGGCTTCTGCTGTGGTGTTCCGGGGGTTGGGCTTGAATGAAGTCATGGCTTCCTATGGCTTTGGTGCTCCCGCTGAATATGGTAAGAGTGCCGTGTACCGCAGCCGGACTGCCACGGTGATTTTTGAGGCTGGAAGCAGGCGGGTCGTGGTGAACGGGCTTTCGCTCTATTTGAACCGGAGTGTGCTGAAGGCCGCGGGGAACTGGGTCATTGCTCCGGTTGATGCCGTGGATACGGTCGGGGCTATATTGTTGCCTTCGCGGGCCTTGCGGAAAGCCTCGTCCGCCCTGGTTGTTCTTGATCCGGGGCATGGCGGGGCTGATCCCGGTACGGGGCAAGGTTCCCTTCAGGAAAAGGGGTTTACGCTGGATATTGCCAAGCGGGTGCGGGCCCGGCTTCGGGAAAACCATGTTGATGTGATGATGACACGGGATCGGGATACGACCATGACGTTGGAGGAGCGGTGTTGGCGGGCGGATCGTTATGGCGCGGATGTCTTTGTCAGCGTTCATTTTAATGCCTCCCGGAATCAGGCCATATCGGGGGTTGAAACCTATATCGTTCCCGCTTCGGGCTATCCTACGACGGTGGAATTGGAGCAGAATGTCCCCGCCGTGAAACGCAGGGATTGTCCTGGCAACCGGTTTGATGGGGCTAATGTGGTGCTGGCCCAATATTTGCACAAGGGGCTGATGGCGCATACCGGTGCACTAGACAGGGGGATCCGGCGGGCCCGGTTTTATGTTATTCGGAATGCGAATTGTCCAGCAACCCTGGTGGAATGCGGGTTTTTATCCAACCGCAAGGAATCCAGCAAAATACTGGATGATGATTATCGGGATCGAATTGCCGAAGGGGTGTCGCGAGGGATTCTCACTTATCTTAGCCGGGTACGTCAGCAGCATTTGCCGCCAGTTAAAAACATGTGA
- the argC gene encoding N-acetyl-gamma-glutamyl-phosphate reductase, which translates to MITARVIGASGYGGVGIIELLLGHPDVKIAGLVSLTDVGVPISQLYPHLTGACDMVVMAPTDPGVKQSVDVVFMATPDGVGMKLGPEVLASGAKLVDYSGDFRFNTPESYAAYASRIGRDTQHASPELLSEAVYGVPELHRGKINSRRRVVGNPGCFAVSCILGLAPAVKHGLIDPFSAICDCKTGVSGAGKKLNASFHYPARYENVNAYKLAGHQHVCEIERELSLQAGTDIRVTFTAQVVPVCRGILSCLYGQLTAETRVEDVIGLYREFYKDSPFVRIYDRNAAIGTMHVRGTNYCNLIVDVDARTQKLRVIAHIDNLVKGQAGSALQNMNLLFDLPETTGLTRVGMYP; encoded by the coding sequence GTGATTACTGCAAGAGTGATTGGTGCCAGCGGGTATGGCGGCGTGGGAATTATCGAGCTGTTATTAGGCCATCCGGACGTCAAAATCGCCGGGCTTGTCAGCTTGACGGATGTCGGCGTTCCGATCAGTCAGCTTTACCCCCATCTGACTGGTGCCTGTGACATGGTGGTGATGGCCCCCACAGATCCCGGCGTTAAGCAGTCGGTGGATGTGGTGTTTATGGCCACGCCGGATGGCGTGGGGATGAAGCTCGGGCCCGAGGTGCTTGCGAGCGGCGCCAAACTGGTCGATTACAGTGGCGATTTCAGATTCAATACCCCGGAGAGCTATGCGGCTTATGCCTCCCGGATTGGCCGCGACACCCAGCATGCCTCGCCGGAGCTTCTTTCTGAAGCCGTTTACGGAGTACCCGAACTGCATCGCGGCAAGATTAATTCTCGGCGGCGGGTAGTCGGAAATCCAGGGTGTTTTGCGGTGAGTTGCATTCTGGGCCTGGCACCGGCGGTGAAGCACGGCTTGATCGATCCGTTCAGCGCGATTTGTGATTGCAAGACCGGGGTTTCTGGAGCAGGGAAAAAACTCAACGCGTCATTTCACTATCCCGCGCGCTATGAAAATGTAAATGCCTATAAACTCGCCGGGCACCAGCACGTCTGCGAAATTGAGCGGGAGTTGAGTCTGCAGGCCGGAACGGATATCCGGGTGACTTTTACAGCGCAGGTCGTGCCGGTATGCCGGGGCATTCTTTCCTGTCTCTACGGCCAATTGACGGCGGAAACCAGGGTTGAGGATGTCATCGGCTTGTATCGGGAGTTCTATAAGGACAGTCCGTTTGTCCGGATTTATGACCGCAATGCCGCCATAGGAACCATGCATGTCCGGGGCACCAACTACTGCAACCTGATTGTTGACGTGGATGCCCGAACCCAGAAATTACGGGTGATTGCCCATATTGATAATTTAGTCAAAGGGCAGGCAGGCTCTGCGCTCCAGAATATGAACCTGTTGTTTGATCTGCCGGAGACGACGGGATTGACCAGGGTAGGGATGTATCCGTAA
- a CDS encoding aldose 1-epimerase family protein, with protein MRKIMNQILTDVKTGVWADSYSITKDNWSITKRTLHGGFTEGVDVIEVNNGALSFTIVPTRGMGLWKGSYEKCTIGWNSPVAGPVNPMFVNVLDAGGLGWLQGFDECIVRCGLDSNGAPGKDMVPDNNGNLSEVILPLHGRIANTPANFVEVSVIESKGSTELVVSGTVDAGMLFFPSLRLETRISTVVGSNSVTIHDEIINMNTVERELELLYHCNYGEPFLGQGSLLVAPSRIVAPRDPHSAGGIKTFDKYQAPTPGFVEQVYFHQLCADRKGNTVTLLRNKAGTKGVALRFNVKQLPCFTQWKNTGGVGDGYVTGLEPGTNFPNPKVFERQQGRVIQLAPGQRHTVDLTMEIHVTHKGIASVEKEISGLRGRKCPLVHKQPIAEWSR; from the coding sequence ATGCGCAAAATAATGAATCAGATTCTGACAGATGTCAAAACCGGGGTCTGGGCGGACTCCTACAGCATCACGAAGGACAACTGGTCGATCACCAAGCGCACCCTTCACGGCGGTTTCACTGAAGGCGTCGACGTCATTGAGGTCAATAACGGAGCGCTCAGCTTTACCATAGTCCCCACCCGCGGCATGGGACTCTGGAAGGGTAGCTATGAAAAGTGCACTATCGGCTGGAATTCGCCGGTGGCCGGGCCCGTAAATCCAATGTTTGTGAACGTCCTGGATGCCGGCGGTCTAGGCTGGTTACAGGGTTTTGACGAATGCATCGTGCGGTGCGGACTGGATTCCAATGGGGCCCCCGGCAAGGACATGGTCCCTGACAACAATGGGAATCTCTCCGAGGTTATCCTCCCCTTGCACGGCAGAATCGCCAATACGCCCGCCAACTTTGTCGAGGTCTCGGTCATTGAGTCAAAGGGCTCCACCGAACTCGTAGTTTCCGGCACCGTGGATGCGGGCATGTTATTTTTCCCGAGTCTGCGACTGGAGACCCGGATTTCGACCGTGGTCGGGAGTAATTCAGTCACCATCCATGACGAAATCATCAACATGAATACGGTGGAGCGGGAACTGGAATTGCTTTACCACTGTAACTATGGGGAGCCCTTCCTCGGCCAGGGAAGTCTGCTAGTCGCCCCGAGTCGTATCGTCGCGCCACGCGATCCTCACTCTGCGGGCGGAATCAAAACCTTCGACAAGTATCAAGCCCCCACCCCAGGTTTTGTTGAACAGGTATATTTTCACCAGCTTTGCGCCGACCGTAAAGGGAATACGGTTACGCTGTTGAGAAACAAAGCCGGGACAAAGGGTGTTGCACTACGATTCAACGTCAAGCAACTGCCTTGTTTCACCCAATGGAAAAATACGGGCGGAGTTGGTGACGGCTATGTCACAGGGCTGGAACCCGGCACAAACTTTCCCAACCCGAAGGTGTTTGAGCGACAACAAGGCAGAGTGATCCAGTTAGCCCCCGGCCAACGCCACACCGTCGATCTGACCATGGAAATTCACGTGACCCATAAGGGCATCGCCTCCGTTGAGAAAGAAATCTCCGGACTGCGGGGCAGAAAATGCCCTCTGGTACACAAACAGCCTATTGCGGAATGGTCCCGGTAA